One region of Halodesulfovibrio sp. MK-HDV genomic DNA includes:
- the ldhH gene encoding L-lactate dehydrogenase (quinone) large subunit LdhH: protein MHNANNLKEYREDMQEALDNEFLRKSMDAFAVGYRINRAKAFADINEPVLIKQIADCKDYAVKNNAALLKQFTEEAEKRGVHVHLAKDAEEANALIAKIAKDNNVKKIIKSKSMTSEETLLNHYLEDEKYEVVETDLGEWIIQMRHEGPSHMVMPAIHLSRYQVQDLFSARTGRELEPDPEKLTKVARQELRRDFADADMGISGANFCVAENGHIGIATNEGNARLTTTAPRIHVAIAGIDKLVPKLTDALTALKVLPRNATGQTLTSYVTWIGGANECAIAEDQKKEMHIVFLDNGRSKIAEDEMFSQIFRCVRCGACANVCPVYRLVGGHKMGHIYIGAIGLILTYFFHGEEKAKNLVHNCINCGACKSICAGGIDLPGLIKELRARINQDSGMPIETTLLGKVLKNRKLFHSLLRFGKWAQTPMKKGPYLRHLPLMFMKDQGFRSFPTIADKPFRDRFSEIKPMVHNPKHRVALFSGCVQDFVYPEQMEAAVKVMARHNVAIDYPMEQSCCGLPVQMMGEKQVTIDVAKQNVDAFEGTNCDYIVTLCASCASHLKESYVELLEGDRDYKEKVKRFSAKIIDFSSYVHDVLGVTTDDFNKSDEKVAYHSSCHLCRELKVIEQPRNLIDMAGEYAPSAEEDVCCGFGGTFTVKFPELSSTLLDKKLTNIEATKAKRLVADCPGCLLHLRGGSNVRENGMKVTHIAELLAENLK, encoded by the coding sequence ATGCATAATGCTAATAATCTTAAAGAATACCGCGAAGACATGCAGGAAGCTCTTGATAACGAATTTCTGCGTAAATCCATGGACGCATTTGCTGTCGGTTACCGTATCAACCGTGCAAAGGCTTTTGCAGATATCAATGAGCCAGTTCTCATTAAACAAATTGCTGATTGCAAAGACTACGCTGTAAAAAACAACGCAGCTCTTTTGAAGCAGTTCACCGAAGAAGCTGAAAAACGCGGTGTGCACGTTCACCTTGCAAAAGATGCTGAAGAAGCTAACGCTCTGATCGCTAAAATTGCAAAAGACAACAACGTTAAGAAAATCATCAAGTCAAAGTCCATGACCTCTGAAGAAACACTTCTTAACCACTACCTCGAAGACGAGAAGTATGAAGTTGTTGAAACTGATCTCGGCGAATGGATCATCCAGATGCGTCATGAGGGTCCATCCCACATGGTTATGCCTGCGATTCACCTTTCCCGTTACCAGGTACAGGATCTGTTCTCTGCAAGAACCGGTCGTGAGCTTGAGCCGGACCCTGAAAAACTGACCAAAGTTGCACGTCAGGAATTACGTCGTGATTTTGCTGATGCAGACATGGGTATCTCCGGTGCTAACTTCTGTGTTGCAGAAAATGGCCACATCGGTATCGCAACCAACGAAGGTAACGCACGTCTGACCACGACTGCACCACGTATCCACGTTGCAATCGCTGGTATCGACAAACTCGTTCCTAAACTTACTGACGCTCTTACCGCGCTGAAAGTTCTTCCACGTAACGCAACTGGTCAGACTCTGACCTCTTACGTAACTTGGATCGGTGGTGCGAACGAATGCGCAATCGCAGAAGACCAGAAAAAAGAAATGCACATCGTATTCCTTGATAACGGTCGTTCTAAAATTGCTGAAGATGAAATGTTCTCTCAGATTTTCCGCTGCGTACGCTGTGGTGCTTGTGCGAACGTTTGTCCTGTTTACCGTCTTGTTGGCGGTCACAAAATGGGTCACATCTACATTGGCGCAATCGGCCTCATTCTTACTTACTTCTTCCACGGTGAAGAAAAAGCGAAGAACCTCGTACACAACTGTATCAACTGTGGTGCTTGTAAGAGCATTTGTGCAGGTGGTATCGATCTGCCGGGTCTTATTAAAGAACTCCGCGCACGCATCAACCAGGACAGCGGAATGCCTATTGAGACTACCCTTCTTGGTAAAGTTCTCAAAAACCGCAAACTGTTCCACTCCCTGCTTCGCTTCGGTAAATGGGCTCAGACACCTATGAAAAAAGGTCCATACCTGCGTCACTTACCACTCATGTTTATGAAAGATCAGGGCTTCCGTTCTTTCCCAACTATTGCAGATAAGCCGTTCCGCGATCGCTTTAGCGAAATCAAGCCAATGGTACACAACCCTAAACACCGCGTTGCTCTTTTCTCCGGCTGTGTTCAGGATTTTGTATACCCAGAGCAGATGGAAGCAGCAGTAAAAGTTATGGCTCGCCATAACGTTGCTATCGACTACCCAATGGAGCAGAGCTGTTGTGGTCTTCCAGTGCAGATGATGGGTGAAAAACAGGTTACCATCGACGTTGCTAAACAGAACGTTGATGCATTTGAAGGCACTAACTGCGATTACATCGTAACTCTTTGTGCTTCCTGTGCTTCCCACTTGAAAGAAAGCTACGTTGAACTGCTTGAAGGCGACCGTGATTACAAAGAAAAAGTAAAACGTTTCTCTGCTAAGATCATCGACTTCTCATCTTACGTTCATGATGTTCTCGGTGTTACCACTGACGACTTCAACAAATCTGACGAAAAAGTTGCATACCATTCATCTTGTCACCTTTGTCGTGAACTCAAAGTTATTGAGCAGCCTCGTAACCTCATCGACATGGCTGGCGAATACGCTCCTTCCGCAGAAGAAGATGTTTGTTGTGGCTTTGGCGGTACATTTACCGTTAAATTCCCAGAACTTTCCTCTACTCTTCTGGATAAAAAACTCACCAACATTGAAGCAACTAAAGCAAAACGTCTTGTTGCTGACTGCCCGGGTTGTCTCCTGCACCTGCGCGGTGGTTCCAATGTTCGTGAAAACGGCATGAAAGTAACTCACATTGCTGAGCTTCTTGCAGAAAACCTTAAGTAA
- a CDS encoding lactate utilization protein gives MSDLKKLFTEKAELVSAKVTSIKSMDEAFAYAAKYVAAKSPCELLIPSSPDAVQPEFSDEKILAAPELSDDQYAALAKACEGTSVKLIKSGMRGYMAGIDAGFTIADGGLCDTGSIVQQSNGEELRLATMVSETHIAVLSVSSLYEDSIAAEKLLLDLMDGVAYTAFITGPSRTADIERTLAIGAHGPLELHILLLED, from the coding sequence ATGAGCGACCTGAAAAAGCTTTTTACTGAAAAAGCAGAACTGGTATCAGCGAAAGTTACCAGCATCAAATCCATGGATGAAGCATTTGCATACGCTGCAAAGTATGTTGCTGCAAAAAGTCCATGCGAACTTCTTATCCCTTCCAGCCCAGACGCAGTACAGCCAGAATTTTCTGATGAAAAGATCTTGGCTGCACCAGAACTTTCCGATGACCAGTACGCAGCTCTCGCAAAAGCTTGTGAAGGCACCAGCGTAAAACTCATCAAATCCGGCATGCGCGGCTATATGGCTGGCATCGACGCAGGATTTACCATTGCTGACGGCGGCCTGTGCGACACAGGTTCCATTGTTCAGCAGTCCAACGGAGAAGAACTGCGCCTCGCTACTATGGTTTCCGAAACACACATCGCTGTGCTTTCTGTTTCCAGCTTGTACGAGGACTCCATCGCAGCAGAAAAACTTCTGCTCGATCTGATGGACGGCGTTGCTTACACCGCATTCATCACTGGCCCAAGCCGTACAGCTGACATCGAGCGCACACTTGCTATCGGTGCACACGGCCCACTCGAACTCCACATTCTTCTCCTGGAGGACTAA
- a CDS encoding DRTGG domain-containing protein, which yields MIGIYIGSTDAFAGKNIVLMALGLEMQRRGMRVGYMKPVGSLPKRVDDVFGDEDAIVIQELLGLEISPDILTPVIIPNNLRATTLSDETDALAAIQSAYNTISKDKDVMLVGGCGSIQYTGTHRGVDGITLSKTLGLKTLLVDRYRRDRLNYDAILNIKNTLGDDMLGVLFNDVPEDFSRDTEDILIPFLEKNDVDVFGTVPRDPMLNAIKASELAWRLKGKIISGNSQSQRIIQSFLIGTMQVENFMTYFRQSSNLATIVGGDRTDLQLIAMEGGCPCLIVTGNITPNEIVRARSEQLGVPVIQVADDTYTVARRMELILNSQKLRELVKIKRGAELVDNAFNYNRLCRKLSEKSE from the coding sequence ATGATCGGAATTTACATAGGTTCTACAGACGCATTTGCGGGTAAAAATATTGTGTTGATGGCTTTAGGGCTGGAGATGCAACGACGCGGTATGCGTGTGGGTTATATGAAGCCTGTGGGGTCACTTCCCAAACGAGTAGATGATGTTTTCGGAGATGAGGACGCCATCGTCATCCAGGAACTTCTCGGTCTCGAGATTTCTCCGGATATACTTACGCCGGTAATTATTCCAAACAACCTGAGAGCCACTACTCTCTCAGATGAAACAGACGCTTTGGCTGCCATCCAAAGTGCCTACAACACCATTTCCAAAGACAAAGACGTTATGCTCGTCGGCGGTTGTGGATCCATCCAATATACCGGAACCCATAGGGGTGTGGATGGGATTACACTGTCGAAGACGCTAGGATTAAAAACATTACTCGTTGATAGATATCGCCGGGACAGGCTCAATTATGATGCTATTCTCAATATCAAAAATACACTCGGCGACGATATGCTCGGAGTACTGTTTAACGACGTACCGGAAGATTTTTCACGCGATACTGAAGACATCCTTATTCCTTTCTTAGAAAAGAACGACGTTGATGTATTCGGAACGGTTCCACGCGACCCTATGCTTAACGCTATTAAAGCATCAGAACTCGCATGGCGCCTCAAAGGGAAAATTATTTCAGGTAATTCACAATCCCAGCGGATAATTCAAAGCTTCTTGATTGGTACAATGCAGGTGGAAAATTTCATGACATATTTCCGCCAGTCATCCAATCTTGCCACCATTGTTGGTGGTGACAGAACAGACTTACAGCTTATCGCTATGGAAGGTGGCTGCCCTTGTCTTATCGTGACAGGCAACATTACTCCTAACGAGATTGTACGTGCTCGTTCCGAACAACTTGGCGTGCCTGTTATTCAGGTTGCAGATGATACATATACTGTCGCAAGACGTATGGAGCTCATTTTGAACAGCCAAAAACTTCGTGAACTGGTTAAAATTAAACGCGGCGCTGAACTTGTTGATAACGCGTTTAACTACAATAGGCTTTGTCGAAAACTGTCTGAGAAGTCAGAATAG
- a CDS encoding acetate kinase yields the protein MNVLVINSGSSSLKFQLINMENETALCSGLVERIGQDMSKLVNKLAPDTDNERKVVIDEPFADHETAMKRVVELLTDENDGVIKDKSEINAIGHRVLLGGEEIKESVKVTDEVKDIIRKYIPLGPLHNPANLAGIEVCEHLFPGTPNVGVFDTEFHQTMPEKAFLYPLPYSLYEDLKIRRYGFHGTSHRFVAKQAAKFLGKAPEDLNLVICHLGNGCSMSAVKAGKCVDTTMGITPLEGLMMGTRCGDIDPALVPFIMDRKGLTGAEMDTLMNKESGLYGICGMSDMRDIHAAVEAGNEKAKTALDMFVYRIKKYVGSFIAALGNVDAIVFTAGIGENDDIVREMVCADMDLFGIKIDLEENATRRGTERSLNAGGKTEVLIIPTNEELEIAQATVKVLA from the coding sequence ATGAACGTACTCGTAATTAACTCCGGCTCTTCTTCTCTTAAATTTCAGCTGATCAATATGGAAAACGAAACCGCACTTTGTTCCGGTCTCGTAGAACGTATCGGTCAGGATATGAGTAAGCTTGTTAACAAGCTCGCTCCAGATACAGACAACGAACGCAAAGTTGTTATCGACGAACCGTTTGCAGATCATGAAACTGCTATGAAACGTGTTGTTGAACTTCTTACAGACGAAAACGACGGCGTAATCAAAGACAAATCTGAGATCAACGCAATCGGTCACCGTGTACTCCTCGGTGGCGAAGAGATCAAAGAATCCGTTAAAGTAACTGACGAAGTAAAAGATATCATTCGCAAATACATTCCACTCGGTCCTTTGCACAACCCTGCAAACCTTGCTGGTATTGAAGTTTGTGAACATCTTTTCCCAGGCACTCCTAACGTTGGTGTTTTCGATACCGAATTCCACCAGACCATGCCTGAGAAAGCATTCCTCTACCCGCTTCCGTACAGCCTTTACGAAGATCTCAAGATCCGTCGTTACGGTTTCCACGGTACTTCCCACCGTTTCGTTGCTAAACAGGCAGCTAAATTCCTCGGTAAAGCACCTGAAGACCTTAACCTCGTTATTTGTCACCTCGGTAACGGCTGCTCCATGTCTGCTGTTAAAGCAGGCAAATGCGTTGACACCACCATGGGCATTACACCTCTCGAAGGTCTCATGATGGGTACCCGTTGTGGCGATATCGACCCTGCACTCGTTCCTTTCATCATGGACCGTAAAGGTCTCACTGGTGCAGAAATGGATACACTCATGAACAAAGAATCCGGTCTCTACGGTATCTGCGGCATGAGCGATATGCGTGACATCCACGCTGCAGTAGAAGCAGGCAACGAAAAAGCTAAAACTGCTCTCGACATGTTCGTTTACCGTATCAAAAAATACGTTGGTTCTTTCATTGCTGCACTCGGCAATGTTGACGCTATCGTATTTACCGCTGGTATCGGCGAAAACGACGACATCGTTCGTGAAATGGTTTGTGCTGACATGGATCTCTTCGGTATCAAAATTGATCTCGAAGAAAACGCTACACGTCGTGGCACTGAGCGCTCTTTGAACGCTGGTGGTAAGACTGAAGTTCTTATTATCCCAACAAACGAAGAACTCGAAATCGCTCAGGCTACTGTAAAAGTACTCGCCTAG